The following coding sequences lie in one Candidatus Paceibacterota bacterium genomic window:
- a CDS encoding NAD-dependent epimerase/dehydratase family protein — MSPNKDFWFGKRVLVTGGEGFAASHLIKELLKKEAVVVTTIRHNRPLRTLKLLSNDDASPDIENCDLLNYQEIRRICDRHQIDTIYHLAATAIVSDAANSPLSTAENNIIPTLNLLEVARINNIPRVIVASTDKSYGDHATDKLEPLPYKEGYTLRGLDVYSASKVSTDMLAQMYVFQFNLPVAISRACNFFGPGDLNFTRLIPRTIMRLLAGQAPVINLGNEKVLREYMYVDDIISAYLILGERLADYYGPNQSNIPKSGHTIYGWPAFNFGSYTKEETTHLEKCTKIRSVQEVISLLAAKITNIKPVTIEKPANFIEIPDQYLDSSKIRGLGFKPKVEFEEAIDLTLAWYKKNYSLLEKNAYKYLND, encoded by the coding sequence ATGAGCCCCAATAAAGATTTTTGGTTCGGCAAGCGTGTATTGGTAACGGGTGGAGAAGGCTTTGCCGCTTCGCATCTTATAAAAGAACTCTTGAAAAAAGAGGCAGTGGTAGTAACAACCATTAGACATAATCGGCCGCTCCGAACTCTAAAATTGCTTTCTAATGATGACGCTTCGCCGGATATTGAGAATTGTGATCTTCTTAATTATCAGGAGATTAGGCGGATATGTGATCGCCACCAAATAGACACTATCTATCATTTGGCGGCCACAGCTATTGTTAGTGACGCAGCTAACTCCCCTCTTTCGACGGCGGAAAATAACATTATTCCCACTCTTAATCTTTTAGAGGTCGCCAGGATCAATAACATTCCTAGGGTTATTGTCGCCTCGACCGATAAATCCTACGGCGACCACGCCACGGATAAATTAGAGCCGTTGCCTTATAAAGAAGGATATACACTGCGGGGCCTTGATGTATACAGTGCTTCAAAAGTCTCGACTGACATGCTGGCTCAAATGTATGTATTTCAATTCAATCTGCCGGTGGCCATCAGTCGGGCCTGTAACTTTTTCGGTCCCGGAGATCTGAATTTCACTCGGCTGATTCCTCGAACCATCATGAGGCTTCTGGCCGGCCAAGCTCCGGTTATTAATCTTGGAAATGAAAAAGTTTTAAGAGAGTACATGTATGTTGACGATATCATCTCCGCTTATTTAATTCTGGGAGAAAGACTCGCAGACTATTACGGGCCCAACCAAAGCAATATTCCAAAAAGCGGGCACACTATCTATGGCTGGCCGGCTTTCAACTTTGGCTCTTATACTAAAGAGGAAACGACTCATCTTGAAAAATGCACGAAGATCAGAAGTGTTCAGGAAGTTATTAGTCTGTTAGCGGCAAAAATAACTAACATTAAACCGGTAACCATAGAAAAGCCGGCCAATTTCATCGAAATTCCGGATCAATATCTTGATTCTTCGAAAATCAGAGGGCTCGGATTTAAACCAAAAGTGGAATTTGAGGAAGCGATTGATCTAACTCTGGCATGGTATAAGAAAAATTATTCACTCTTGGAGAAAAATGCCTACAAATATCTAAATGATTAG